The genomic segment GCGTCGTTAGGGCTGGAGCGTCTGGTCGAGGTAGTCGATGAGTACGGCCTCCTGCCCACACCGGCCACGGTCACGCAGGTTCTGGTCGTCATGGTGGACGAGCGCCACCAGCCCGCGGTGTTGCAGCTTGCCCGATCGCTTCGCTCGGCTGGTCTGGCGACGGAAGTGTATGTCGGTGAGCGGCGTGATCTCCGTCGTCAACTCCAGTACGCGAATCGCAAGGGCATCCCTTTGGCAGCGATCGTGGGGCCGGACGAGATCGAAGCGGGTGCCGTGACCGTGCGCGATCTCGCGAGCGGTGAACAGGAGCGCGTGCCGACTGCAAAAGTCGCGGAGGTATTGTGTGCTCGGCTCGCTCTGCGATCGGGCGCGCTTGAGCAAGAGGGATCGTGAACGATGGGGGAGATGCTGACTCCGCATCAGCGTGTGATGGTTGTCGTCGCTCATCCGGACGACATGGAATTCGGTGCCGGTGGAACGGTTGCGCGGCTCGTGCGTGAAGGCAAGGAGGTCGTACTGGTTCAGTGCACGTCGGGAGATAAGGGGACGAGCCGGCGCGATATCTCACCGGAGACACTGGCGCGCCAACGCGAGGAGGAGGAACGCGAGGCGTGCCGGATTCTGGGTGTCCGCGAAGTGGTGTTCCTCCGGTTGCCCGACGGTGAACTCGAGCCGGATCTTGCTTTCCGCGAGCGTATCGTTCGCCAGATCCGCTCCTTCCGGCCGGATATCGTGATCACGCACGATCCTTTTCGCCCATACGCGTTGCATCCAGATCATCGGGCAGTCGGTATCACGACGATCGATGCCGTTTATCCGACTGCTCGTGACCCGCTGTACTTTCCGCATCACCTCGCTGAAGGTCTGGAACCGCATAAGGTGGCCGAGTTATGGCTGTTCGGTGCACAGTATCCGGATGTCTATGTGGATATCAGTGAGACCTTGGACATCAAGATCGCTGCGCTCGTCGCACATCGGAGCCAGATAAGCGATCCTGCTGAGCTTGCTGAACGTGTCCGTGAGCGAGCAGCCGAGGTTGGTGCGGAACGTGGCATCGCCTACGCAGAAGCATTCAAGGTGATCGCCCTGCGTCGCTGAAGCGATCACGGCGCGTGCAGAAAAGTCAACGAAGGGGTTGCATTTTGCAGACTCGGCTGCTATCCTTGTGATAGCCCACCAGTGTCGCTCGGGTTTCGAGTCCGGGGTACTCCGGGAACCGGAGAAGGGAGTCACGGAGATGGCTGTTCCGGTCATGCAGCGCGCGATTGCAGGCGACGAGCGCGCCGTACCCCGGGCAGGTGAGCGGATCACTCGCGACGCGTATGGCCGCCCGATTACGTATCTTCGCATTTCGCTTACCGATCGCTGTAATTTGCGCTGCGTCTACTGTATGCCAGCGCACGGGATGAAGTTCGCTCCACGGGAGGAGCTGCTGACCGACGAGGAACTGTTACGCATCGTCCGCGTTGCAGCTCAGGTCGGTTTCAGTCGCCTGCGGTTGACGGGTGGCGAACCGACTGTCCGACCGAATGTGGTCGAACTCGTGCGAGCGATGGCGCAGATCCCGGGCGTCGA from the Thermomicrobium sp. 4228-Ro genome contains:
- a CDS encoding PIG-L deacetylase family protein, yielding MGEMLTPHQRVMVVVAHPDDMEFGAGGTVARLVREGKEVVLVQCTSGDKGTSRRDISPETLARQREEEEREACRILGVREVVFLRLPDGELEPDLAFRERIVRQIRSFRPDIVITHDPFRPYALHPDHRAVGITTIDAVYPTARDPLYFPHHLAEGLEPHKVAELWLFGAQYPDVYVDISETLDIKIAALVAHRSQISDPAELAERVRERAAEVGAERGIAYAEAFKVIALRR